One stretch of Stanieria cyanosphaera PCC 7437 DNA includes these proteins:
- a CDS encoding iron uptake porin yields MVQLSWSNLRSISAIFATAFLFGQNSASAQIQPNASISTSEQRNPAQAQPGNNSETLIENIRQYSNLETSNTESMSQVTNVNQLRDVSPTDWAYEALRSLVDRYGCIAGFPNQTYRGSQPLTRYEFAAGLNSCLNQIERLIASNESVSQEDLESMQRLAQEFEAELATLGGRVDEIESRTAVLEDNQFSTTTKLNGTVIFNAGGAFGSELQADSDVALEDEFTLSYRTRLNFDTSFMGEDRLRVRLQAGNFNSFADATGTDMARLAFDDSSENSIEINDLSYRFPLGDNIRIWLGANGTDLNDFGDIHNPYLESTDTGSLNRFFNYNPFIFRTGAQQAIGANVKFTDSLGLDLAYLTGDAEEPSETNGLFNGDYTAIGQLNWKPIESLSLGLAGGYSYYPGDDVNLSGSTGSSIARQPFGEIPTSAIRAGVQGSWEINSKLNLAAWGGYINAEAKDDFRDGDNADLWNWVASLSLLDLGKEGAIFTVAGGMPPKATDVDGGTADLDTSYIIEAQYKFPLSENILITPGAYVILNPNHNENNDSIWVGAIRTNFSF; encoded by the coding sequence ATGGTACAACTATCTTGGTCTAATTTAAGATCGATATCTGCGATTTTTGCAACCGCTTTTTTGTTCGGGCAAAACTCGGCATCAGCACAGATCCAGCCTAATGCTTCGATATCAACTTCAGAACAGAGAAATCCAGCACAAGCTCAACCAGGTAATAATTCTGAGACTCTCATAGAAAATATAAGACAATATAGCAATCTAGAAACGTCGAATACAGAATCGATGTCTCAGGTAACTAACGTCAATCAGTTACGGGATGTATCTCCTACAGACTGGGCTTATGAAGCTTTACGTTCTTTGGTAGATCGCTATGGTTGTATCGCAGGTTTTCCCAACCAGACCTATCGTGGCAGTCAACCATTGACCCGATATGAATTTGCTGCGGGACTAAATTCTTGTTTAAATCAAATAGAGCGATTAATTGCTAGCAACGAGTCAGTATCTCAAGAAGATTTGGAAAGTATGCAAAGACTGGCTCAAGAGTTTGAAGCCGAACTAGCAACTTTAGGGGGGCGAGTTGACGAGATAGAAAGCCGTACTGCGGTTTTAGAAGATAACCAGTTTTCGACGACTACCAAACTAAATGGAACGGTTATTTTTAATGCTGGTGGTGCTTTTGGCAGCGAACTACAGGCAGATAGCGATGTTGCTCTTGAGGATGAGTTTACTCTAAGCTATCGAACGCGATTAAATTTTGATACTAGCTTTATGGGCGAAGATCGTCTAAGAGTTCGGTTACAGGCGGGAAATTTTAATAGCTTTGCCGATGCTACGGGAACTGATATGGCTCGTTTGGCTTTTGATGACAGTAGTGAAAACAGTATAGAAATTAACGATTTGTCCTATCGTTTTCCATTAGGAGATAATATCAGAATATGGTTGGGAGCAAATGGTACTGATTTAAACGATTTCGGCGATATCCATAACCCTTATCTAGAAAGCACAGATACAGGATCTCTTAATCGTTTTTTTAATTACAATCCCTTTATTTTCAGAACGGGAGCTCAGCAGGCTATTGGTGCTAATGTCAAATTCACCGATTCTTTGGGTTTAGATTTAGCATATCTTACTGGAGATGCTGAAGAGCCAAGTGAAACCAATGGACTATTCAACGGAGACTATACGGCTATCGGTCAGCTAAATTGGAAACCAATCGAATCACTTTCTCTCGGTTTGGCTGGAGGTTATTCCTATTATCCTGGTGATGACGTTAACCTCTCTGGTAGCACTGGTAGTTCTATTGCCAGACAACCCTTTGGTGAAATTCCCACTTCTGCTATACGGGCTGGTGTCCAAGGAAGCTGGGAAATTAATTCTAAGCTTAACCTTGCAGCGTGGGGTGGTTATATTAATGCCGAAGCCAAAGACGATTTTAGGGATGGTGATAATGCCGATCTTTGGAACTGGGTAGCCAGTTTATCTTTACTAGATTTAGGTAAAGAGGGTGCTATTTTTACCGTTGCGGGCGGAATGCCTCCCAAAGCAACTGATGTTGATGGAGGTACGGCAGATCTAGATACATCTTATATCATCGAAGCTCAATATAAATTTCCTCTTTCGGAAAACATTCTGATTACTCCAGGAGCTTATGTAATCCTCAATCCCAATCATAACGAGAATAACGATTCAATCTGGGTCGGAGCAATCCGTACTAATTTTAGTTTCTAA
- a CDS encoding heavy-metal-associated domain-containing protein — MSETSRLQLENMMCEFCAETIERAVQSLPGVSKCEVDMATKQVTIQHNSERVNLERIQQALAKVGYKSQPLTSTLP, encoded by the coding sequence ATGAGTGAAACAAGTCGGCTGCAATTGGAAAATATGATGTGTGAATTTTGTGCCGAGACTATTGAACGAGCAGTTCAAAGTCTGCCTGGGGTCAGTAAATGCGAGGTCGATATGGCAACCAAACAAGTCACTATCCAGCACAACTCGGAGCGCGTGAATTTAGAGAGAATTCAGCAAGCTCTAGCTAAAGTGGGATATAAATCACAACCATTAACGTCAACTTTGCCCTAA
- a CDS encoding heavy metal translocating P-type ATPase: MTTEKNALAQDPICGMMVPKATSLKSERGGKTYYFCSPHCQHAFESRGDRTHHQSNTANSSRHRHREHGSISHHHQNDGGTAVATAPNQMAKDPICGMVIPKATALKTDRGGRTYYFCSQSCLNTFLDPERELKTMRTRVTVAMAGVLMLAVLRAAAFIGLAAGVTLVTWVPIPFLPWFTWGVWLFLLTTPVQFIGGWSFYVGAWKALRSRYINMDFLIALGTSVAYFYSVAVIFFPDALPVRVEERDVYFEVSAVIIAFVLLGKYMEEIIKKNSSAAVRKLLDLKPATARVIRDGEEMEVPAEYVMVGETVVVRPGEKIPTDGIVIEGTSSVDESMLTGESIPVEKTSGSTVIGGTLNRTGLFRFEATRVGSETALAQIIKIVEEAQASTAQVQRLADRVTGYFVPAVVAIAVLALIGWLLAGNFPQALLSFIAVLIISCPCALGIATPAALMVGVGKGAETGILIRGGEVLERAEKLTTVIFDKTGTLTRGEPSVTDIIALERYPEDEVLRIAAAVEAGSEHPLGEAIVREAKHEHIDLPPVRDFAAIPGHGIEGTINGDRVLLGNRRLFRERGYSITSEIEELLSGLESDGKTAMSIGCNQKVLGAIAVADTLKPEAQEAVAALRREKVKVVLLTGDNQRTAEAIARQIGIERVIAEVLPGDKAQVVRDLQNRREVVAMVGDGVNDAPALATADIGIAIGSGADVAKETGGIILVKNDVRDVVAAIRLSRATMQKIKQNLFWAFIYNTIGIPIAALGFLNPIIAAAAMALSSLSVIVNSSLLKGLKLSTR; this comes from the coding sequence ATGACGACCGAGAAAAACGCTCTGGCGCAAGACCCGATCTGTGGCATGATGGTGCCCAAAGCAACATCACTCAAGTCAGAACGGGGAGGAAAAACTTATTACTTTTGCAGTCCACACTGCCAGCACGCCTTTGAATCAAGAGGCGATCGCACCCACCATCAATCCAATACGGCAAATTCCAGTCGCCACAGACACCGCGAACACGGCTCGATATCTCACCATCATCAGAATGATGGTGGAACTGCTGTCGCAACGGCTCCCAACCAGATGGCAAAAGATCCGATTTGTGGCATGGTAATTCCTAAAGCCACCGCACTCAAGACCGACCGAGGTGGACGCACCTATTACTTTTGTAGCCAAAGTTGTCTGAATACTTTTCTCGATCCAGAACGAGAGTTAAAAACCATGCGTACCCGCGTTACGGTAGCGATGGCTGGGGTACTCATGCTGGCAGTGCTGCGAGCTGCTGCTTTTATTGGATTAGCAGCAGGGGTAACGCTTGTTACCTGGGTTCCGATTCCTTTCCTGCCCTGGTTTACCTGGGGTGTGTGGCTATTTCTGTTAACGACTCCCGTACAGTTCATCGGGGGATGGTCATTCTACGTGGGTGCGTGGAAGGCGTTGCGAAGCCGTTATATCAATATGGATTTCCTGATTGCCCTGGGAACATCAGTTGCTTATTTCTATAGTGTTGCCGTAATTTTTTTCCCCGATGCCTTACCCGTGCGCGTGGAAGAGCGTGATGTGTATTTTGAAGTATCTGCCGTCATCATCGCGTTTGTGCTTCTCGGTAAATACATGGAGGAAATTATCAAGAAAAATTCATCTGCTGCCGTGCGTAAGTTACTAGATTTAAAGCCTGCCACTGCTAGAGTAATTCGAGATGGGGAAGAGATGGAAGTACCTGCCGAGTATGTGATGGTGGGAGAAACAGTGGTGGTGCGTCCAGGGGAAAAAATTCCTACAGACGGAATTGTTATCGAAGGTACGTCATCGGTTGATGAGTCGATGTTGACTGGGGAATCTATTCCGGTAGAAAAAACATCGGGTTCGACAGTAATCGGAGGAACGCTAAACCGCACTGGGCTATTCCGCTTTGAAGCAACTCGTGTCGGCTCGGAAACCGCGCTGGCGCAAATTATCAAAATCGTTGAAGAAGCTCAAGCCAGCACGGCTCAGGTACAGCGACTGGCAGATCGAGTGACGGGCTATTTCGTTCCAGCAGTAGTAGCGATCGCCGTATTGGCTTTGATCGGCTGGTTGCTCGCTGGCAATTTTCCCCAGGCTCTCCTGTCGTTTATCGCAGTGCTGATTATTTCCTGTCCCTGTGCGTTGGGCATTGCTACTCCAGCTGCCTTAATGGTGGGAGTTGGCAAGGGAGCTGAAACGGGCATCTTGATTCGCGGTGGCGAGGTTCTCGAACGTGCCGAAAAACTAACAACGGTTATCTTTGATAAAACGGGAACTCTGACGCGGGGAGAACCGAGCGTTACCGATATTATCGCTCTAGAGCGATATCCAGAAGATGAAGTTTTACGGATAGCAGCTGCGGTTGAGGCGGGGTCGGAACATCCTCTCGGAGAGGCGATCGTGCGGGAAGCGAAACACGAACACATCGATCTTCCGCCCGTTCGCGATTTTGCAGCGATTCCCGGTCATGGGATCGAGGGGACGATTAATGGCGATCGCGTTCTGTTGGGCAACCGCCGTCTGTTTAGAGAACGAGGCTACTCGATTACTTCAGAGATTGAAGAACTACTGAGCGGATTAGAATCCGATGGCAAAACAGCGATGTCGATCGGCTGCAATCAGAAAGTTTTGGGAGCGATCGCGGTGGCAGATACCCTCAAGCCTGAAGCCCAAGAAGCGGTGGCAGCACTGCGACGGGAAAAAGTCAAAGTGGTGCTGCTGACTGGAGATAACCAGCGAACCGCCGAGGCGATCGCCCGTCAAATCGGCATCGAGCGGGTAATTGCTGAAGTTCTGCCAGGTGATAAAGCGCAGGTGGTCAGGGATCTGCAAAATCGACGCGAAGTGGTCGCCATGGTAGGAGATGGGGTCAATGATGCCCCGGCACTAGCAACCGCTGATATCGGGATCGCGATCGGCTCTGGTGCCGATGTAGCAAAAGAAACAGGTGGAATTATTCTGGTCAAGAATGATGTGCGGGATGTGGTTGCTGCCATTCGTCTTTCCCGCGCCACCATGCAAAAGATTAAGCAGAATTTATTCTGGGCATTTATTTATAACACCATTGGGATTCCGATCGCTGCACTGGGCTTCCTCAACCCAATTATCGCAGCAGCAGCAATGGCACTCAGTTCGCTTTCTGTCATTGTCAACTCTTCACTGCTCAAAGGCTTGAAGTTATCCACCCGTTAA
- a CDS encoding DUF5676 family membrane protein, producing MTSHTHHPGTHHINRSTTRLRMRSLFIATAVMSAVAYTICVVFIVLAPQATIGFFGYILHADLSNIARSVSFGSFIVGLLAWSLGTGLYAALIARLYNQISSRV from the coding sequence ATGACATCTCATACACATCACCCAGGAACTCATCACATCAATCGCTCCACCACCAGGCTTCGGATGCGATCGCTCTTTATTGCCACCGCTGTCATGTCAGCCGTAGCCTACACCATTTGCGTTGTCTTTATTGTACTTGCGCCACAGGCGACAATAGGGTTTTTCGGTTACATTCTCCATGCCGATCTGAGCAACATTGCCCGTTCTGTCAGCTTCGGCAGCTTCATTGTGGGACTGCTGGCTTGGTCTCTGGGTACGGGACTCTATGCTGCTCTCATCGCTCGGCTCTACAACCAGATTTCATCAAGGGTTTAG
- a CDS encoding universal stress protein: MFDKIIAAVDTSKVNKHVFSKALELAKLTGAQLKILHVLSPEENGCPDVTGYLRTYYSSETFDRAEEHGQQLWERFTQKCLQMVQSYEDEAEVAGVNTECCQVSGSPGLTICEVARSWGADLIVIGRRGHLSKLEELVLGSVSKYVLHHASCAVLVVPRFG; encoded by the coding sequence ATGTTTGACAAAATTATTGCAGCAGTAGACACTTCAAAAGTTAACAAACATGTTTTTAGCAAAGCTCTCGAACTGGCTAAATTAACAGGCGCACAACTTAAGATACTGCACGTACTGTCTCCTGAAGAAAATGGATGCCCTGATGTGACGGGGTATCTCAGAACTTACTACTCTTCTGAAACATTCGATCGAGCAGAAGAACACGGTCAACAATTGTGGGAAAGGTTTACTCAAAAATGCCTGCAAATGGTTCAGTCTTATGAAGATGAAGCAGAAGTCGCAGGGGTCAATACGGAATGTTGTCAGGTTTCTGGCAGCCCCGGTCTGACTATTTGTGAAGTTGCCCGAAGTTGGGGTGCTGATTTAATCGTTATCGGGCGACGGGGGCATTTGTCGAAATTGGAAGAACTCGTACTTGGTAGCGTCAGCAAATATGTACTCCACCATGCATCCTGTGCAGTACTGGTCGTTCCCCGTTTTGGTTAA
- a CDS encoding multicopper oxidase family protein — MDKLKLNRRQFFILSAASAGAVLLSPQQSGRTQISSDRQIAKSQVYSSTDGLLDFDLEASYRPVNLGGIRADLLAYNGQISGPRLEAKPGDTLRLRFTNNLTQPTNLHYHGLHVTPTGNGDNVFLEIPPGEALTYEFTIPSNHPAGTFWYHPHLHGLVAEQIFGGLAGLFIVRGELDEITEIKAAKEEFLFLKDFELDRNGQIVQPSPMARMTGREGSLVTVNGQIKPTFSIATGGLLRLRLVNASTSRFYRLELENHPLYLIATDGGSLSEPVEVRELLLSPGERAEVLVRGEREPGLYRLLNLPYDRGGMGMMGRGMMGRGMRGGSFTQRNPETLATFTYSDSIASLPLPQKLIPVEALPEPDTVRRFEINHGMTPGMGMVFLINGQTFSPNRIDTQVRLNSVEDWEFNNIGVMDHPLHIHVNNFQIISRNGRASPYRAWKDTVVVSPGETVRIRTRFADFTGKTVYHCHIFDHEDLGMMGIMEIT, encoded by the coding sequence ATGGATAAACTTAAATTGAACCGCCGACAATTTTTCATTCTCAGTGCTGCTAGTGCAGGAGCGGTCTTACTCTCCCCACAACAGTCGGGAAGAACACAAATTTCAAGCGATCGGCAAATAGCCAAGTCACAGGTTTATTCTAGCACCGACGGACTTTTAGATTTCGACCTCGAAGCCAGTTACCGTCCTGTAAATCTAGGAGGCATTCGGGCCGATCTCTTAGCCTACAACGGACAGATTTCAGGACCTCGCTTGGAAGCTAAACCAGGAGATACGCTGCGTCTTCGCTTTACCAATAACCTGACTCAACCTACCAACCTGCACTATCATGGCTTGCACGTCACCCCCACTGGTAATGGCGATAATGTTTTTTTAGAAATTCCTCCTGGGGAAGCTTTAACCTACGAATTTACCATACCTTCTAATCATCCAGCGGGAACGTTTTGGTATCATCCCCACCTGCACGGTTTGGTAGCCGAACAGATTTTTGGAGGTTTGGCAGGATTATTTATCGTTAGAGGAGAATTGGATGAAATTACCGAAATTAAAGCAGCGAAAGAAGAATTTTTATTTCTCAAGGATTTCGAGCTAGACAGAAACGGACAGATTGTTCAGCCTTCCCCTATGGCACGGATGACTGGAAGAGAAGGAAGTTTGGTAACCGTCAACGGTCAAATCAAACCCACTTTCTCCATTGCTACTGGTGGTTTGTTACGCTTGCGTTTGGTTAATGCGTCAACATCTCGCTTTTACCGACTGGAACTCGAAAACCATCCTCTTTATTTAATTGCTACGGACGGAGGTTCTCTCTCAGAACCAGTAGAAGTTAGAGAACTACTGCTATCTCCTGGAGAAAGAGCTGAGGTTTTGGTGCGAGGGGAGAGAGAACCTGGACTATACCGTTTATTAAATCTGCCTTACGATCGTGGGGGGATGGGTATGATGGGTAGGGGCATGATGGGTAGGGGCATGAGAGGTGGCAGTTTTACCCAGAGAAATCCTGAAACCTTAGCTACTTTTACCTATAGTGATTCAATTGCTTCACTTCCCTTACCCCAGAAGCTCATTCCTGTAGAAGCACTGCCAGAACCCGATACAGTAAGACGCTTTGAGATTAATCACGGTATGACTCCTGGGATGGGTATGGTTTTTCTCATTAACGGTCAAACCTTCAGCCCCAATCGCATCGATACTCAGGTACGTTTGAACTCAGTTGAAGATTGGGAATTTAACAATATAGGAGTGATGGATCATCCCTTACACATTCACGTCAATAATTTTCAGATAATCTCGCGTAACGGCAGAGCCTCGCCCTATCGGGCTTGGAAGGATACGGTTGTCGTTTCTCCTGGGGAAACTGTTCGCATCCGCACCCGTTTTGCCGATTTTACAGGAAAAACCGTCTATCACTGCCATATTTTCGATCACGAGGACTTGGGCATGATGGGCATTATGGAAATTACTTAA
- a CDS encoding DUF2933 domain-containing protein has translation MTHHSRTAWRWRSPSGIALLVFLGIAAFFLVTEHWAHIIPVLPWLLLLACPFMHLFMHGGHGGHGSHGSPNNDSEGGQR, from the coding sequence ATGACTCATCATTCTCGAACTGCTTGGCGGTGGCGATCGCCCTCTGGCATCGCTTTATTAGTTTTCCTAGGGATTGCTGCGTTTTTTCTCGTAACCGAACATTGGGCGCATATAATTCCCGTCTTGCCTTGGTTGCTGCTACTAGCTTGTCCTTTTATGCATTTATTCATGCACGGCGGTCATGGCGGTCATGGTAGTCACGGCAGTCCTAACAACGATTCTGAAGGAGGTCAACGATGA
- a CDS encoding methyltransferase family protein, whose protein sequence is MNHPPAYGLWFLVIINSLVFIIFAFSFTKPQSPRDWRSFGAFSAFIVALFTEMYGFPLTIYLLSGWLQTRYPKLDLLSHDAGHLWWTILGMEGNPHFNFLHILSNVFILLGFILLASAWKVLYEAQRSQTLAIAGPYASIRHPQYVAFITIMLGFLLQWPTILTLLMFPILVFMYSRLALQEEREMRFKFGQKYDRYAANTPAFLPRFGRAAKDKS, encoded by the coding sequence ATGAACCATCCCCCTGCCTACGGACTTTGGTTTTTAGTAATTATTAACTCTTTAGTTTTTATCATCTTTGCTTTTAGCTTCACTAAACCGCAAAGCCCACGGGATTGGCGTTCATTTGGTGCTTTTTCCGCTTTTATCGTGGCACTATTTACGGAAATGTATGGGTTTCCTCTAACGATTTATCTGCTCTCGGGCTGGCTGCAAACTCGCTACCCCAAGCTCGATCTCCTCTCTCATGATGCCGGGCATCTATGGTGGACAATCTTAGGTATGGAAGGGAATCCCCATTTTAATTTCCTTCATATTCTGAGTAATGTCTTTATTTTACTGGGCTTTATTTTACTCGCTTCTGCTTGGAAAGTACTCTATGAAGCCCAGCGTAGTCAGACCCTAGCTATTGCAGGACCCTACGCTAGCATTCGCCATCCCCAATACGTTGCTTTTATCACCATTATGCTCGGTTTTTTACTTCAATGGCCGACTATTTTGACCTTGCTGATGTTTCCCATACTTGTTTTCATGTACTCCAGACTGGCATTGCAAGAGGAACGTGAAATGCGATTTAAATTCGGTCAAAAGTACGATCGTTATGCTGCAAACACCCCCGCCTTTTTACCGCGTTTTGGTAGAGCAGCCAAGGATAAAAGCTAA